Proteins from one Aspergillus nidulans FGSC A4 chromosome VIII genomic window:
- the mdm12 gene encoding ERMES complex subunit MDM12 (transcript_id=CADANIAT00001839) produces MSIEVNWGTATSGPDGEALAERIRSFIHDKFQQVPLPRFIRSVQVHSFDFGTVAPDLEIKDFCEPFADFYEDDEDGDSGSEISEELQHRTHDNPWDRTQSELNETSFRDDRPVTSHHALRDPFDEDFRQHTSSPLRSPIALGDHLNPHFLPRAGTPGIPGGTSTLGYHLMSLGGLSGTQTPLAAVAGGSPFTTNWTDPSPMGQGNKTGIRPSPLHRADADIDSSNPASRPSTASTHPSGSNRSSHPDGHPEHNDDPISSSENPLLQNQPPPRMRERRPEDFQILCHVKYAGDIRLSLTAEILLDYPMPSFVGLPLKLNVTGITFDGVAVIAYIRKRVHFCFLSPEDAEALVGSGSYSGQQETPGPSTGSSGGGNPSPHQKGLSLLQEIRVESEIGRKEDGKQVLKNVGKVERFVLAQVRRIFDEELVFPSFYTFLI; encoded by the coding sequence ATGTCCATCGAAGTCAATTGGGGGACCGCCACCTCTGGTCCGGACGGCGAGGCTCTAGCTGAGCGCATCCGCTCTTTTATCCACGACAAATTCCAGCAGGTGCCCCTCCCGCGCTTCATCCGCTCCGTCCAGGTTCACTCCTTCGACTTCGGGACCGTCGCCCCTGACTTAGAGATCAAAGACTTTTGCGAACCATTTGCCGACTTTtacgaggatgacgaagacggtgACTCGGGGTCAGAGATCTCGGAGGAGCTCCAGCACCGTACTCACGACAATCCGTGGGACAGAACGCAGTCCGAACTTAATGAAACTTCCTTCCGAGATGATAGACCGGTGACTAGCCATCATGCGCTTCGGGACCCCTTCGATGAGGACTTTCGCCAGCATACCTCGTCGCCGTTACGGTCGCCGATAGCCCTAGGTGACCACTTAAATCCACACTTCCTACCCCGCGCGGGCACCCCAGGTATACCCGGCGGAACTTCAACATTGGGTTACCACCTTATGTCACTGGGAGGTCTTTCGGGCACGCAGACTCCGCTCGCGGCTGTCGCTGGTGGCTCGCCTTTCACCACCAATTGGACGGACCCGTCGCCAATGGGACAAGGCAACAAAACGGGTATTCGGCCATCCCCGCTTCACCGCGCAGACGCCGACATTGACTCCAGCAACCCAGCTTCCCGCCCTTCGACAGCAAGCACGCACCCTTCCGGCTCGAATAGATCCTCTCACCCCGACGGACATCCAGAACATAATGACGACCCGATCTCATCGTCAGAAAACCCGCTCCTGCAAAACCAGCCTCCGCCACGCATGCGAGAACGCCGACCTGAGGACTTCCAAATCCTCTGCCACGTGAAGTACGCCGGAGACATTCGCCTATCGCTAACAGCTGAGATCCTTCTCGACTACCCGATGCCTAGCTTCGTTGGCCTTCCGCTAAAACTGAATGTTACCGGCATCACCTTCGACGGCGTCGCGGTCATAGCATATATCCGCAAACGCGTTCACTTCTGTTTTCTTTCCCCCGAAGACGCTGAAGCGCTGGTTGGCTCCGGCTCATATTCCGGCCAGCAGGAGACCCCGGGTCCATCTACTGGTAGCAGTGGAGGCGGCAATCCAAGCCCGCATCAGAAAGGCCTCAGTCTTCTACAAGAAATCCGAGTCGAGAGCGAAATTGGCCGCAAAGAGGATGGAAAACAAGTCCTCAAAAACGTGGGCAAAGTCGAGCGATTCGTTCTGGCTCAGGTCCGTCGGATATTCGACGAGGAACTTGTTTTTCCAAGTTTTTATACATTTCTTATTTAG